The Legionella lansingensis DNA window TTGGTGAATATTTCAAGGAAGTTCGCAAAAAATATCAGCAATTTGAAGGTGAAGCACGTGAGATTGACCCACGTGTCCAGGTCTATCAAGTGCCCGGAGGGATGATTTCCAACCTATATAGTCAATTAAAGGAGCAACAAGCATTAAATAAAATGAGTGCTGTACACGCAGAGATCCCTCGTGTACGTCATGATTTAGGTTACCCACCCTTGGTGACACCTACATCGCAGATTGTAGGAACCCAGGCAGTGTTAAACGTTTTAACTGGCGAACGTTATAAAACAATAACCAATGAAGTCAAACTTTATTGTCAGGGGAAATATGGTGCCGCGCCGGGAAAAATTAGCCCGCGCTTGCGTAAAAAAGCTATAGGCCATACTGAAGTCATTGACGTAAGACCGGCAGATTTGATTCCCAATGAATTACACCGTTTACGTGATGAAATTGGCGAGTTAGCAGAAACCGATGAAGATGTTCTTTCTTATGCCATGTTTCCTGAAATTGGTAAGCAATTTTTGGCTGAGCGAAAAAGTAATGCACTGCGGCCAGAACCATTAATGACAACCCCAGCTGTAACGAAGGGAAATAATTTTTCTGAATTCAATATTACTCTACACGGTGAAAATTATCACATTAAAGTTGCTGGATATGGCGAGCGAGAAAGGGGACAGCAAGCTTGTTTTTTATGGGTGGACGGTGTTCCCGAAGAAGTCATCATAAATGTTGAAGAAGAACCTCAGGAGGAGGCTATTGTTGCGAATGGGATGAACAACAAAAAAAGAAGCCCCGGTTTCGGTGATATTACCGTGGCGATGCCTGGTAATATAGTTAATGTTAACGTGACCGTCGGAGAACAAGTTATGGCTGGACAGGCATTATTGGTCCTTGAGGCCATGAAAATGGAAACAGAGATCCAGGCACCTTTTGCTGGTATTGTGAAAGAGGTATTTTGTCAGAAAGGTGATAAAGTTATGCCGGGACAAATATTAATGCAGTTAGCCAAATAGCGACTAGACCCTAAGGATATCAACAATGAATGGACGAGCCAAAAAAATGAGTAAAAAGGAAAAAACCTCTGATGCGTCTACTTATTGGCATGAGCCTGGTTCTATGAATGAGGTAGATCATTTTTTTCGTTTTCTCAATAAGCTTTATCAAGCCAATCTGGCAAAAATAACGGCTGGTATTAGTCCTGCGGCTGTTAGAGCCTCTTTTTTCTCCTGGTTTGTTCACCTACAACAATCCCCCGGACTTTTGTTAGAATTGGCTTGTTACCCCTTTGTTCATGCTCAGGATTGTGTGAATAACATCGTATGCCTGGAGCGTGTTGCTAAAGGTGAAGATGTTCGCTTCCATAAGGACAGTTGGCAGGCGATGCCTTGGCGTCTTTGGGCTGAGGGGTTTCTCCAGCTAGAGGATTGGTGGCGAAGAGCCACAACAGATGTTCCGGGATTGCCGCGACCCGTAAAGCGCACCGTTTCGTTTTGTGTGCGTCAAATTCTGGATGCTATTTCTCCTTCCAATTTTATTTTTACCAATCCTGATCTTTTTTATGAAACGATGCGAACAGGTGGGTATAACCTTATTCGTGGCACCGAACTTGCCATAAAAGATGTGATGGCTCGTGTAAGTGGCATGCTGCCTGAAGAGGTAAATAATTTTATTCCTGGTAAACATGTTGCTGTTACACCAGGAAAAGTGGTTTATACGAATCACTTAATTGAGCTCATTCAATACAAACCTAAGACAAAAACAGTTTATAAAGAACCTGTGCTCATATTGCCAGCCTGGATTATGAAGTACTACATTCTGGATTTATCTCCCAATAACTCTCTTGTTAGATGGCTGGTAGAGCAAGGGCACACGGTGTTTATTGTTTCTTGGCGCAATCCTTCCCACGACGATCGTCATTTAGGGATGGACGATTATTTTCGTCTTGGTGCCATGGCAGCCATCGATGAAGTCTCTTGTCGATTTCCTAAAACCAAAATTAATCTCATGGGATATTGTATAGGTGGAACACTGGCGCTAATTGCTGCATCAGCCATGGCAGAAGAGAATGATGACCGTTTAAATACCCTAACCTTATTGGCTGCACAAGGGGATTTTACCGATGCAGGGGAATTGATGCTGTTTGTTACTGATAGCGAAGTCTCTTTCCTCAAAAATATGATGTGGGACCAAGGTTATCTTGATACCAAACAAATGGCGGGTTCATTTCAAATGCTGCGGTCTTATGATCTTATCTGGTCTAAAATGGTTCAAGACTATATGCATGGTCTACATCGCGGCATGATTGATTTGACGGCTTGGAATGCTGATGCCACGCGTATGCCATACAAAATGCATAGTGAATATCTAGAAAAATTGTTTTTGAATAATGATCTTGCCAAAGGACATTACACGGTTGAAGGAAAACCTATTGCTGTAGAGAATATTAAGATCCCCATTTTTGCTGTAAGTACTGAAAAAGACCACGTGGCGCCCTGGAAGTCTGTTTACAAAATCCATTTGATGGCAAACAGTGACATTACATTTATACTGACTGTTGGTGGACATAATGCTGGCATTATCAGTGAACCAGGACATCCGGATCGTTCTTACTTAGTCCATGAACACAAGAAAGGTTCGGCCTATCTAAATACATCTAAGTGGTTAGAGGTGGCCGAAAAGCAAGAGGGTTCATGGTGGCGCGGTTGGCATGAATGGCTGGTAAAATATGATAGCCCAAGGCGTGTGTCAGCACCTCACATTGATAGCAAGCTTCCTTCGGCTCCAGGGAACTATGTATTCCAGAAATAGTAACTCCTTACGTTCCATTTTCGCCGGAACAAGAGTAAGCTTGCATGAAGCAATAACACTTTAAAACTTATCCCTGTGCGGGCTCGTTTTGAATGAAACTGTTCATTTAGCTGTGTCATTCCCGCGTAGGCGGGAATCCATTCTGGGTGGGACGAGGCTTTAATCAGGATGGATCCCCGCCTACGCGGAGATGACACAGTTCGGTAAACGCTCTCCATTGAACCATCCCGATTGAAAAAATTGAGTAAAATTTCGATGGAGTCGGAGCTTATTGAAAATAGACTATGCTATTTATATAGATAATTGTATGAATTGGAGATTAGAGATGAGCACTAAGAAAGAAGATGCAAAAAAAGATGTAAAAGAAGATTTAGAAAAGCAACAAAAAGAAAAAGAAGAAGCGCTTCAACAGTTTGTTTTACTGCAAGAGAATCGTAAAAGAAATGCACAGGAAGAAGAGGCATATCAAAAACTTTTGGCTCAATATGGTGACGAAATAATTAAAAATCCAGATCTCCTGAAAACAGTGAAAAAAGAAGAGAAAGAAGTTAGTTATGTTGTTCAAACTATCCATATTGATCTAATGCAGCGCGAATATGAAAAGCAATTCGAAAGTGAGGGTAGAAAGGTTGAGAAAACGGAAGAAGGAATTGTTTTTAAATTTAAAAGCAAGGAAGAAGCCGTCAGCTTTTTTCAAGACCAAGCTAAAAAAGGTCGTGCCTTTGAGGTCTACAATGCCAATAAAGACGTGGACCACTGCATGTATTCTGATGGTAAAGGAAATTTCGTGCAAGGAACTAAAGCACAGATCGCAGAGTACAAGGCTGACCCTGAGAAGTTCAAAGAGAAGTTCGACATAGGCGAAGATGGAGCCTTAAAGGAGAAAGAGCCCAAACAAGAATTTACTACAGCAAAGGTGTAATAGCCGTTGTCAGATACTCTGCTGCAAGGAATATTCTTGAAAAGACTCAAGCTTTGCGAAGCTTGTCAACGCTGCCCAGCTTTTAAAATTCTTTCTCTAATCCCTTGCCAGGCATCATTGTCAGGAGGTAATTCAATGGCGATAGCGGAAGCGACCGACTGATCAGCACGGCGAAGCTGATAGTATAATTCAAAAGCTGCCTTAGCTGGCGATGCTGGTAGCCTGTAGTAAAGGTGCG harbors:
- the oadA gene encoding sodium-extruding oxaloacetate decarboxylase subunit alpha; this encodes MAKTYITDVTLRDAHQCLIATRMRTEDMLPACQKMDKAGFWAMEVWGGATFDACLRFLKEDPWVRLRLLRKAIPNTRLSMLLRGQNLLGYRHYADDVVRGFIKLAAKNGVDVFRVFDALNDVRNLRVALEEVKRQKKHAQGAICYTTSPVHTLESFVDLGKKLADMGCDSIAIKDMAGLLTPMAAVSLYKALVDATGLPIHLHSHATAGLASISLYQAILAGCNHVDTAISSFSGGASHPATEALVAALVETEFDTGLNLNLLLDIGEYFKEVRKKYQQFEGEAREIDPRVQVYQVPGGMISNLYSQLKEQQALNKMSAVHAEIPRVRHDLGYPPLVTPTSQIVGTQAVLNVLTGERYKTITNEVKLYCQGKYGAAPGKISPRLRKKAIGHTEVIDVRPADLIPNELHRLRDEIGELAETDEDVLSYAMFPEIGKQFLAERKSNALRPEPLMTTPAVTKGNNFSEFNITLHGENYHIKVAGYGERERGQQACFLWVDGVPEEVIINVEEEPQEEAIVANGMNNKKRSPGFGDITVAMPGNIVNVNVTVGEQVMAGQALLVLEAMKMETEIQAPFAGIVKEVFCQKGDKVMPGQILMQLAK
- a CDS encoding PHA/PHB synthase family protein, whose product is MNGRAKKMSKKEKTSDASTYWHEPGSMNEVDHFFRFLNKLYQANLAKITAGISPAAVRASFFSWFVHLQQSPGLLLELACYPFVHAQDCVNNIVCLERVAKGEDVRFHKDSWQAMPWRLWAEGFLQLEDWWRRATTDVPGLPRPVKRTVSFCVRQILDAISPSNFIFTNPDLFYETMRTGGYNLIRGTELAIKDVMARVSGMLPEEVNNFIPGKHVAVTPGKVVYTNHLIELIQYKPKTKTVYKEPVLILPAWIMKYYILDLSPNNSLVRWLVEQGHTVFIVSWRNPSHDDRHLGMDDYFRLGAMAAIDEVSCRFPKTKINLMGYCIGGTLALIAASAMAEENDDRLNTLTLLAAQGDFTDAGELMLFVTDSEVSFLKNMMWDQGYLDTKQMAGSFQMLRSYDLIWSKMVQDYMHGLHRGMIDLTAWNADATRMPYKMHSEYLEKLFLNNDLAKGHYTVEGKPIAVENIKIPIFAVSTEKDHVAPWKSVYKIHLMANSDITFILTVGGHNAGIISEPGHPDRSYLVHEHKKGSAYLNTSKWLEVAEKQEGSWWRGWHEWLVKYDSPRRVSAPHIDSKLPSAPGNYVFQK